CGCGCCGACGCCTCCGGCAAGAAGTTCTGGGATCCGGAGGCAAAGAGCTGCACCAAGTTCCTCGCGCGCGTCGCGAAGGCGAAGTTCGGCTTCGATCCCACGCCGATGCAGCACCTCATCGACTGGGCGGATCTGATCGACAGCGCGAAGTTCCCGAGCGCGAAGGCGGCGGTCGAGCTCGAGGGGGCGGCGCTCCAGCTCATGACGCTGATCGAGGCGGAGAAGGACCCCGCCGTGCTCCACGGCCTGATCCGCCGCATGCAGCACGAGACGCTGGAGTCGATCGCGGTCACGCCGGAGATCCGGGCGAAGATCGACGAGCTCCTCGCGCGGCACCGGCGCAACGTGGAGCTCATCCGCGAGCGCGTCTCCGTCGAGGGCGGCATCGTCTTCTACGACATCGCGGATCAGGGGATCGACAACGTCAACAAGTTCATCCCGTACTATCTGCATCCGGAGTGCCGGTACGGCGTCAACGTCACGGCGTCGAAGAAGCGCGCCAAGGTGTCGATCGGCACGAACCCCTGGGCGACCTTCGTCCGCACCCACGACCTCGCCAAGATGGCCGAGAAGTACGGGGGAGGCGGCCATCCGGTGGTGGCGGCGATCTCCTTCCCGCCCGATCAGCTCGAGCGTGCCCGCGCGGTTGCGGCGGAGCTCGCGGCGAAGCTCCGTACCTGATCGGGACCGCGGTCACGGCGCGGGCTCCGCCTTTGCGGCGGAGCCTCGTCGAAAGCGCTACCTTCGGCGCTGGGCGGTGCCCACCGTGGTCGGCGCGAGCGGCGCCGCGGCGTGATGGGGCGGCCCCTCGGTCCGCGTGAACTTGTAGCGGTAGATCGGCTCATTGCGCTCGAGGTAGCCGCGCTCGCGGCTCGACGGGACCTCGGTGGGGTCGTAGGGCGCGAGCTGGCCGGCGCCGAAGCGGTTGACGAAGCCGACGGCCTCCAGCGCTTCGTCCATCTCGACGCCGCGGCCCTCCACGTCGGTGCGGACCTCGAGGAGCCCGCCCGGACGGAGCAGGCTGTAGAGGAGGATGCCGAAGCGATCCTCGACGAGCCGCCTGTCGTGGTGCTTGGCCTTCCACCACGGATCCGGGAACTGGATGTGGATCACGTCGATCGACCTCGGCGCGAACATCCGCGGGAGGATGACCTTCGCGTCGGTGTCCAGGACGTAGAGGTTCCGCAGGCCCCGGCTCCGCGCCTTCTCGGCGGTCTCGCGGGCGAGCTTCTTGCGAACCTCGATGGCGACGAGGTCGATCTCGGGGTGAGCTTCCGCCTGTCCGAGGGCGAAGCCGCCCATCCCCGAGCCGATCTCCACCTCGAGGGGTGCCTGCCTGCCGAAGATCTGCCGCCAATCGACCCGGCCCGCGTAGTCGATGGGGCCCGAGGGTGCGCGCCTGGTCTCCATGCGGCTGCTCCTACCATGCACATGGCGCACGATGCGAGGGTCCTTCGCCGGCCTCGGGCGGCGGGGCGCGGGAAAAAAGCGCGCGATCGCGGGGTCTGGTAGATTCCCGCCCGTGCTGTCCTTTCGATCGATCCCAGTAGCCGCCGTCGCCGCTCTCCTCCTCGTCTCGGGGGAGGTGCGTGCCGGCTCTCCGGACGCGGGACCGGAGCTTCCCCCAGGTTTTTCTGCATCCGAGGACGACGGTCCTCCCGACGCATCTGCCGTCCTCGACGCCGAGGGTCAGACCGCGGCGGGCCCCGCGACCAAGGCGCCAGCGGCGAAGGCTGGAGCGCCGGAGGGCAAGGACAAGGCCCCGCAGGCGAAGCCCGGCGGGCCTGAGGCGAAGGGCGCGGAGCAGGCAGGAGCGCCTGACTCGCCTGGCGCCCCTGGGACGGTCCAGCTGGAAGGCCAGATGGAGGTCGTCCCTCCGGTTCCCCAGGGCCCGCCGCCCTGGGGCTCGCTCGCGATCCTGGGCAAGGAGGTCGCGCCTGGTGAAGTGCGCGAGCTCTCCCTGCGGATCAGCGAGTCGTTTTCGGGCTCAGGCGTCGAGATCCCGGTGGTGGCGATCCGCGGCGAGAAGCGCGGGCCGACCCTCTGCCTGACCGCGGGGATCCACGGTGACGAGCTCAACGGCGTGGAGATCGTCCGCGAGATGGTCGACCAGACGCGGGCGCGGGGCCTGGCGGGGACGATCATCGCCGTCCCGATCGCGAACCTCCACGGCTTCCAGGGCTCGTCGAGGTACCTGCCGGATCGCCGGGATCTCAACCGCTTCTTCCCGGGCAAGGCTCGAGGCAACACCGCGTCGCGGATCGCCTTCGAGATCTTCCAGAACGTGATCCGGCACTGCGACAAGCTGATCGACCTCCACACCGGGTCGTTCCACCGGAGCAACCTCCCCCAGATCCGCGCGGACCTGAAGGATCCCGGGAACCTCGCGCTCGCCAAGGCCTTCGGCGCCACGGTGATCGTCCACAACTCGGGAGGTAAGGGGACGCTGCGCCGGGCCGCCCAGGACGCGGGGATCCCCGCGATCATCTACGAGGCCGGCGAGCCGATGCGCTTCCAGGCCCAGGAGATCAAGCGCGGCGTCTTCGGCGTGCGGAACGTCCTCGTGAACCTCGGCATGATCAAGGGGAGCCGGGTGAACCTGGGCGAGCAGCGGATCTTCTACGAGACCCGGTGGGTGCGGGCGGAGCGCGGCGGGATCCTCGTGAACGAGGTCCGCCTGGGCGACGAGGTGCGCGAGGGCGACATCCTCGGCACCATCACCGACCCGATCCGGAAGGGAAAGTCGGTGGTGGTCTCGCCCTATCGAGGGCGGGTCATCGGCATGGTGCTGGCTCCCGTGATGATCCCGGGTTACGCCGCGTTCCACATCGGCATCCCGGGCAACAAGCCCGTGGACACCGACGACACGATCGACCAGGACCGTCCCGAGTAGCCGGGCGCATGGCGCCGCCACCTCTGGCGCCGCGACCCCGCCAGAGGGCCGGCCAAGGCAGCGATCGCCGGGCCCGGTCCTTCTGGGCCTGGCGTCGGGTCGAGAACGTCCCGGGCGCCGGACGAGGTCGACGCTCCATCGCTGGCGAGCGAGATTCAGCGAGGTTAGCCTCCGCGATCACCATGAAGGCATCCCAGATCGTGTTCCTCCTCGCCGTGTCGATCATCGTCGCCCTGGGCCACTGGTACCTGTGGATGCGCCTCGTGCGCGACCCGGGCTGGCCGGAGCCCTGGCCCCTCGTCGGCGCGATCGCGCTCATCGCCCTGGCGATCTACCTCCCGGCGGCCATCATCCTCGCGAGATGGCTCCCGAGGGACATCGCTGGCCCGACCACCGCCATCGCCTTCGTCTGGATGGGCTTCGGCTTCCTGCTGATCGCCGCCACCGTCGCCGCCGACGTCGCGCGCTGGCTGGGCCTGGGCGCCTTCTCGCTCTGGGCGCTGTTCTCGAAGGAGCCGGTGGACCCCGTCCGTCGGGAGCTCCTCGGTCGCGGCGTGGCCGCCACGGCCTCGATCCTGGCGGTGGGAAGCGGGGCGCTCGCCCTTCGCGGCGGCCTCGGCGAGGTCGACGTGGTCGAGGTGCCGGTGAGCCTGGGGCGGCTCCCCCGGCAGCTCTCCGGCTACACCATCGTCCAGCTCTCGGACGTCCACGTCGGACCGACCATCGGGCGGCGCTTCGTCGAGCAGATCGTCGCGAAGGCCAACGCCGAGCGCCCAGACGCCATCGTGATCACGGGCGATCTCGTGGACGGGCGCGTCGCGGAGCTCGCACGCCACGTGGAGCCGCTCGCCCGGCTGCAGGCCCGCCATGGGGTCTACTTCATCACCGGCAACCACGAGTACTACTCCGGCGTCGAGCCGTGGGTGGCCCACCTGAAGAAGCTCGGGATCCGGGTCCTCCGCAACGAGCGGGTCTCCCTCGGCGACGGCGCGGCCTCCTTCGACCTGGCCGGCATCGACGACCTCTGGGGCGCGCAGTTCGGCGAGGGCCAGGGCGCCGACATGGAGAAGGCGCTCGCGGGCCGGGATCCGGAGCGCGAGCTCGTGCTCCTCGCCCACCAGCCGAAGGCCATCGACCAGGCGGCGTCGCTCGGCGTGGGTCTCCAGCTCTCGGGCCACACCCACGGCGGCCAGATCTTCCCCTTCAACGCCGTGGTCCACTTCGCGCAGCCCTACGTGGCGGGCCTGCACCGCCACACCGAGGACACCCAGATCTACGTGAGCCGAGGCACGGGCTGCTGGGGGCCGCCGATGCGCCTCGGTGCGCCTGCCGAGGTGACGAAGATCGTGCTGGCATGACCGAGCTCGAGCTTCGTCGCCGCGAGCAGCACAAGCTCCGGCTCTCGTGGATGCCCTGGCTCTATTTCTCGCTAAAGCCCCACCAGCGGGCCTGGGCGGAGGAGTGGCAGCGGGAGGTCCAGCAGGCCTTCCGCGAGCTCGAGACGATCACCATCGCCGAGGGCTGCTTCGTGGCCCCGGAGGCGCGGCTCTTCGCCGAGCCTGGGCGGACCCTGGAGATCGGCCCCGGCTGCAGCATCGCGGCCGACGTCTTCGTCCACGGTCCGGCGGTGCTGGGCCCCGGGGTGAGCCTCAACGCCCGGGTGAGCCTGGACGGCGGCTCCGCGGGCATCTTCGTGGGGGAGGGCACCCGGATCGCCACGGGCGCCGCGATCTACGCCTTCGATCACGGGATCGCCCCCGACAGGGCCATCCGCTCGCAGCCGGTCCGCTCCAAGGGGATCCGGATCGGCGCCGACGTGTGGATCGGCGCGAACGCAGGCGTCACGGACGGCGTGACGATCGGCGACCACGCCGTGGTCGCGATGGGCGCGGTGGTAACGAGGGACGTGCCGCCCTGGGCGATCGTCGCCGGAGTGCCTGCCCGCGTGGTGGGCGACCGCCGCGAGAAGCCGACGATCGGCTAGCCCGCGGCGACTCTTCGGCGTCGATGCGCCAGCGCCGGGGCCGGGCGCTGCCGGAAAGGGACGGGCGGGCGAGCCTCCGGAATACTTCCGCCTCCTGCCTCGTCTGGGCGTTGTACCGTATTCGATTCGCGCCCCGGATCCGCTCGAGGGGGCAGACGGAGTCGACGTGAGCGTTCGCAGCTTTTCGATCGCGTGGGTGATCCTGGCCCTCGCCACCGCCGGTTGCGGCGGCTGCAGGAGCAAGGAAGCGGCCCAGGAGGCGACGGCCGCGGCCTTCCTCCCCGCGCGCCCGTCATCGGCGATCCTCGTCCCCGACCCGGCGAAGCTGGGCGAGACGGTGAAGGCGCTGGAGCAGACCCGCCTCGCCGGCCTCGCGGCGACGACGGTCCTGGGCGCCCGAGACGCGGGGGATCTCCTCCGCCCGATCACCCGCCAGCTCGGCTTCGATCCGCGGGAGCCGGGCGGCTTCGAGAAGACGGGGATCGACGGGCGCAAGGGCATCGCCTTCGGCGATGACGTCCTCGTGATCGGCGTCACGGATCGGGATCGCTTCGATCCCTACGTCGCTGCGCTCGCGAAGCGCCTCGGCGGCGAGACCCGGGGCAAGGAAACCTGGACCGGGACCCAGGAGGCGCCCGCCAACGTGGAGGTGACCACCTTCACCGACGCCTCCGGCAAGGTGCAGGTCGCGCTCGGCGTGAAGGACGGCTTCGCCGTGATCGGCAGCGGCGGGAGCGCGGTGGAGAAGGTGGGCGCCTCGCTCTCGCGGCCCAGGTCCCTCTCCCTCGACGCGAACCCCGCGTTCCGGAAGCTGCTCGGCCGCCTCGGCGAGCGCGACGTCTACGGCTGGCTCCCCGAGGGAATGGGC
The Vulgatibacter incomptus DNA segment above includes these coding regions:
- a CDS encoding metallophosphoesterase — protein: MKASQIVFLLAVSIIVALGHWYLWMRLVRDPGWPEPWPLVGAIALIALAIYLPAAIILARWLPRDIAGPTTAIAFVWMGFGFLLIAATVAADVARWLGLGAFSLWALFSKEPVDPVRRELLGRGVAATASILAVGSGALALRGGLGEVDVVEVPVSLGRLPRQLSGYTIVQLSDVHVGPTIGRRFVEQIVAKANAERPDAIVITGDLVDGRVAELARHVEPLARLQARHGVYFITGNHEYYSGVEPWVAHLKKLGIRVLRNERVSLGDGAASFDLAGIDDLWGAQFGEGQGADMEKALAGRDPERELVLLAHQPKAIDQAASLGVGLQLSGHTHGGQIFPFNAVVHFAQPYVAGLHRHTEDTQIYVSRGTGCWGPPMRLGAPAEVTKIVLA
- a CDS encoding acyltransferase, with the translated sequence MTELELRRREQHKLRLSWMPWLYFSLKPHQRAWAEEWQREVQQAFRELETITIAEGCFVAPEARLFAEPGRTLEIGPGCSIAADVFVHGPAVLGPGVSLNARVSLDGGSAGIFVGEGTRIATGAAIYAFDHGIAPDRAIRSQPVRSKGIRIGADVWIGANAGVTDGVTIGDHAVVAMGAVVTRDVPPWAIVAGVPARVVGDRREKPTIG
- a CDS encoding succinylglutamate desuccinylase/aspartoacylase family protein, with product MLSFRSIPVAAVAALLLVSGEVRAGSPDAGPELPPGFSASEDDGPPDASAVLDAEGQTAAGPATKAPAAKAGAPEGKDKAPQAKPGGPEAKGAEQAGAPDSPGAPGTVQLEGQMEVVPPVPQGPPPWGSLAILGKEVAPGEVRELSLRISESFSGSGVEIPVVAIRGEKRGPTLCLTAGIHGDELNGVEIVREMVDQTRARGLAGTIIAVPIANLHGFQGSSRYLPDRRDLNRFFPGKARGNTASRIAFEIFQNVIRHCDKLIDLHTGSFHRSNLPQIRADLKDPGNLALAKAFGATVIVHNSGGKGTLRRAAQDAGIPAIIYEAGEPMRFQAQEIKRGVFGVRNVLVNLGMIKGSRVNLGEQRIFYETRWVRAERGGILVNEVRLGDEVREGDILGTITDPIRKGKSVVVSPYRGRVIGMVLAPVMIPGYAAFHIGIPGNKPVDTDDTIDQDRPE
- the trmB gene encoding tRNA (guanosine(46)-N7)-methyltransferase TrmB codes for the protein METRRAPSGPIDYAGRVDWRQIFGRQAPLEVEIGSGMGGFALGQAEAHPEIDLVAIEVRKKLARETAEKARSRGLRNLYVLDTDAKVILPRMFAPRSIDVIHIQFPDPWWKAKHHDRRLVEDRFGILLYSLLRPGGLLEVRTDVEGRGVEMDEALEAVGFVNRFGAGQLAPYDPTEVPSSRERGYLERNEPIYRYKFTRTEGPPHHAAAPLAPTTVGTAQRRR